The segment TTGTATAcattgctgctctgtgtgtgttaaacTAGCTGTTGTTTGAACGTTTAGAATGACTGTGACGTCTATCCTAATTCCTGTAAGCCCATCGATAgagttttgcattttatgttagTCTTAAGTGTGCATACTTTCCTTAGATGAAATATGCTTTGGTTGAACGATATGCTGTTGAAatatactctttttttttttgtcagctttacagtaaacttcaactgggagtgacaaactaACACCTTGAAGCAGGCACTGTTTGCATCCTAACTGGAGcgagtcttcttttcctttcctcaaagtgatgttatacacaAGTCTCGCATTTCTTGGCAGCAGGAGAGTGAAAACAGGTACTAAGGAaccccctttttttattttatttgtattaatttcttttttttaggtggtcTCTGTAAATTGAAAATGTTCACCTTTGACATCGCAGGGACTTACGTTAAGACGTTAGCAGGCATCATCTGGGACTCGGGCGCCGCTTCGATCAGAGACTGCCACGTGTTGGTGGAGTTGGGGATGACGAAGCCAAACTCGAAGAACCACTCTGAAGacgcgcgcgtgcacacacacacacacaaacacacacagtcaacATGCTGAGGACTGCGCATCGCCAGCGTCAAGAAAACGTTCTTGAATTCCTTCAAAGAGAACTCGCAGCTCACGTCCACCATCTTTAGCCTAATAGCGTCACTTCGAACTTACTGTCACGAtatgaatataaaaacaaatgtgatgggtacaaatattttatacttttcttttttttagtgtctgtGTAGATTATCAATCATCCTGCTTACtacattacaattttaaatgaacAGCTCACAGAAGATTTGATTTGCAGAAAACTGCACCGGACTCTCCATTATTTCCATCAACaatccaggctaaacttagctcctccccgacatatcAAGATCTTCTTCcacaatacttccttgacaccaattacgaATTTCCTGTTAGCCAAGGctctggtgccatcttgtggtattaccgaaaaagcacaaaatgcacaaatatatcattttttttcatcaaatagcTGAGGATCTGGTCCACAAAAAAAACGTGAACagcaaatatgcgggggttcactgtacattcTCGAAAAAAGTTGCCTTTCGttgtagggaaaaaaagcactctTTCTGTAATAATAAGCCTTTTGTTCTGAAAAAGACGTTTTTCATTTGGGAATGTCACATTGATGTGATCATACATTGCGATGCTATCAGAGCTTTTCATTGGCCCAAAGCTCAAGAAAGTAGGGAGGAGTCATTgtcttatgtttgttttatcgGAATGCCGATCCCTAAGTTGTCGCTGTCGCGCAAAATCCTCAGACCGCCAAAATCTCTACTTTTcgggaaacaaacaacaaacaacaaaaagacaccATCTTGCTTGACTAATTTATGACGCTTTCGCTGATTAAAATGTATAGGACACATCACCAGTacgagtgatgcaataaataaaacaatgagctgactaAGCAGTTTAACGGGCGGAAATGACTCTGCATGCACTGACCTTCGTGGCTGACCGTTTCCTTCCGCACTGGCAGCGATCAATTTTGAATTAAACAGGCTTACGCGAATGTATCTAACCCAACCTATTGTCCacttgttattgtctaaaaaacatCTTGAGGCGACACACTGCCGTACGCTTGCTGCAGAATAAAGGAATAATGGCGGAACTTTACAACAGACATTGAGCGTCCAAGACAGTTCATCAATTTGTTCTCGAGCtcttttcaacactttaaactGGTTACTAATGCATAAAAACGACAGAGCACATTAGGACAGACTCGTGTTGATTTGTGAAAACAACATGAAATAAGCCATATTTGGATATCCGAGGTTTGTAGGGATGCACttttgaggagaaaaaaaaaaagaaaaaaggataaGACATAATTTATGGTAAATTATTTTGTGGACACCAGTTTGAGACGCACTAATGtcaggtgtgtgtgttgtattatCGCTGATGATAAATAAGGATGAAGATCACCTTCTAGACACTGTCCCTTGAAGAAAACCTTCTGCTCTAGACGGAACTTCTCTAGCTTCTCCGAGGACGAAAAGTTGAGCTCCCGGGAAACGGCTTTGCACTTGAGGATCTTTTTGGGTACGCgagctggaggaagaggagtggGTAACCTGGAGGACAGACGTGCACTTTTACACGCAGACAATGAACGCACCTTCGTGTTCCACGCCGGGAACGGAGAGATCCTCGGTACCCTGCCACAGAACTTTGCCCGTCTCGGCATCTCGGAGGTTCATCCAGTTTCTGACGTCTGGAAGTTAAGTGACAACGCAGatgcaaaagtatttggacGCATACCAACTTGTGGACTAAAGAATTGCGACACATACAGGAAGTGAAGAGTTACGAACTTGCGATTGGAATAAAAATATCGGGACACACAGGAAAGAATGTGTGGACAAAACAAAAGTACAGCGGACCCTCGATAGAACAGAcgaaagggggcggggggttcgtccgatatagccgattgtccgttatattgaagcacttttttttttgttgctgagGCCATATCAatccatattactgtacagtacaaaattattgttttgtaggtttttttcatggcctaaaacacccagtacagtacaaagttgtcaataaatgtttgaaagttccactttttatccaaacttagcacaccggtgtgcttggtcatggtgacgtacagtactcattatAGGAAaatcgctttcatgagccacaaggaattagtgtgctccCTAGTTCCAAATgcgttgccaaaggcgaacgccTTGGCAAAAACAACCGTTAAATGTACCAAAAATAACATgctccagactccaaagacttttgttttgtactcctcagaAGTAACGCTGCAGCCATGCTGCTCTCCCGCTGCTCTATTTCTGTCCTGTAGGTGGCGCCAGTGTGCATCACAAAAGTGGGTGCGCTAACTGCCAAGCTaggcaggcttttttttttttttcccccttcaccAAAATGTAAGGTCTGGCTCAATTTGTGCTTGGCACGTGAAGACAAAGGACAGGCCAAAGTGCAATCTAAATGTTTCTCAAATCATTTGTGCACGCTCAT is part of the Phyllopteryx taeniolatus isolate TA_2022b chromosome 7, UOR_Ptae_1.2, whole genome shotgun sequence genome and harbors:
- the pde6d gene encoding retinal rod rhodopsin-sensitive cGMP 3',5'-cyclic phosphodiesterase subunit delta isoform X1; translation: MSSDEDRAKEILKGFKLNWMNLRDAETGKVLWQGTEDLSVPGVEHEARVPKKILKCKAVSRELNFSSSEKLEKFRLEQKVFFKGQCLEEWFFEFGFVIPNSTNTWQSLIEAAPESQMMPANVLTGNVIIETKFFDDDLHVSTSRVRLFYV
- the pde6d gene encoding retinal rod rhodopsin-sensitive cGMP 3',5'-cyclic phosphodiesterase subunit delta isoform X2 — translated: MNLRDAETGKVLWQGTEDLSVPGVEHEARVPKKILKCKAVSRELNFSSSEKLEKFRLEQKVFFKGQCLEEWFFEFGFVIPNSTNTWQSLIEAAPESQMMPANVLTGNVIIETKFFDDDLHVSTSRVRLFYV